One window from the genome of Bacillus weihaiensis encodes:
- a CDS encoding divergent PAP2 family protein translates to MELFLNFPLLASLAAIFFAQFVKVPILFIATRKWDWSLVTSTGGMPSSHSAAVTALSTGVALDHGLGSSIFAISAVFAIITMFDATGVRRHAGEQATVLNQLVLDFNTFVEEAKVWPKKEEKDKQKKLKELLGHQPIEVFFGGLTGILLALALHFLITLS, encoded by the coding sequence TTGGAACTATTTTTAAATTTCCCTCTTCTTGCATCACTTGCTGCTATTTTTTTCGCACAATTTGTAAAAGTACCTATCTTATTTATTGCAACTAGAAAGTGGGATTGGTCTTTAGTAACAAGTACAGGCGGTATGCCAAGCTCACATTCTGCTGCCGTAACTGCCCTTTCAACAGGTGTTGCTCTTGACCATGGCCTTGGTTCTTCAATCTTTGCTATCTCAGCCGTATTTGCCATTATTACAATGTTTGATGCGACAGGAGTTAGAAGGCATGCCGGCGAACAAGCAACCGTATTGAATCAGTTAGTACTTGATTTTAATACATTCGTAGAAGAAGCTAAAGTATGGCCAAAAAAGGAAGAAAAAGATAAACAAAAGAAATTAAAAGAGCTACTTGGTCACCAGCCTATAGAAGTGTTTTTTGGTGGTTTAACAGGTATCCTTTTAGCCCTTGCCCTTCATTTTTTAATAACTCTTTCATAG
- a CDS encoding HNH endonuclease translates to MKGVDYDILGFPIFKGDAVKFQTTLGKEMYIAKDLKQFEECTRALQKAIEAGEVSKDIFSPKQLAQIDAGKERIQGLTWHHHQVPGKMQLVVSKVHDVNHLGGNKLWGDGIR, encoded by the coding sequence GTGAAAGGTGTAGATTATGACATATTAGGCTTTCCAATTTTTAAAGGAGATGCTGTTAAATTTCAAACGACATTGGGCAAAGAAATGTATATAGCGAAAGATTTAAAGCAATTTGAAGAGTGTACTAGAGCTTTACAAAAAGCTATCGAAGCTGGCGAGGTTTCAAAAGACATATTTTCTCCAAAGCAACTGGCTCAAATAGATGCTGGAAAAGAAAGAATACAAGGATTAACCTGGCATCATCATCAGGTACCAGGAAAAATGCAGTTGGTTGTATCAAAAGTACATGATGTAAATCACTTAGGTGGAAATAAATTGTGGGGAGATGGTATTAGGTGA
- a CDS encoding NAD(P)/FAD-dependent oxidoreductase, with product MSSVRKPRVVVLGAGYGGLITVTRLQKQLGVNEAEITLVNKNDYHYETTWLHEASAGTLHHDRARYEIKNVIDNSRVTFVQDTVVAIDKEAKKVTLENGEVEYDYLVVSLGAHPETFGIQGLKEFAFGITSIDAARQLREHIEYQFATYNTEVEKKDERLTIIVGGAGFTGIEFLGELGNRIPQLCKEYDVDFNKVRILCVEAAPTALPGFDPELVDYAVNHLQKKGVEFMIGTAIKECIEDGIIVAKGEELETIKAGTVVWAAGVRGNSVVEEAGFENMRGRVKVDEFLRAPGHDDVYIIGDCSLIINEEINRPYPPTAQIAMQQGETCAKNLSVAIRERGEMETFKPDIKGSVASLGEHDAVGVVFGKKLVGTKASFMKKMIDNRALYMVGGPSLVVKKGKFNIL from the coding sequence ATGTCTTCGGTGAGAAAACCAAGAGTTGTCGTTTTAGGTGCAGGATATGGTGGATTAATTACAGTTACTCGTTTACAAAAACAATTAGGTGTAAATGAAGCAGAAATTACACTAGTTAACAAAAATGATTATCACTATGAAACAACATGGTTACATGAGGCTTCAGCAGGTACGTTACATCATGATCGTGCTCGTTATGAAATCAAAAATGTGATTGATAATAGCCGTGTTACATTTGTACAAGATACAGTTGTAGCAATTGATAAAGAAGCGAAAAAAGTTACATTAGAGAACGGTGAAGTTGAGTATGATTACCTAGTGGTTTCTTTAGGTGCGCACCCTGAAACGTTCGGTATTCAAGGCTTAAAAGAATTCGCATTTGGAATTACAAGCATTGATGCTGCACGTCAATTACGTGAGCACATTGAATACCAATTTGCTACTTACAATACAGAAGTAGAGAAAAAAGATGAGCGATTAACAATTATCGTTGGTGGAGCTGGTTTCACTGGAATCGAATTCCTTGGAGAATTAGGTAACAGAATTCCTCAGCTTTGTAAAGAGTATGATGTTGATTTTAATAAAGTTCGTATTCTTTGTGTAGAAGCAGCACCAACAGCACTACCAGGTTTTGATCCAGAATTAGTAGATTATGCTGTAAACCACCTTCAGAAAAAAGGTGTAGAATTCATGATCGGTACAGCAATTAAAGAGTGTATCGAAGATGGAATTATTGTTGCTAAAGGTGAAGAGCTTGAAACAATTAAAGCTGGAACTGTTGTATGGGCAGCTGGAGTTCGTGGTAACAGTGTAGTGGAAGAAGCAGGCTTTGAAAACATGCGTGGACGTGTTAAAGTTGATGAGTTCTTACGTGCTCCAGGTCATGATGATGTATATATTATTGGAGATTGCTCATTAATTATCAATGAAGAAATCAATCGTCCATATCCACCAACAGCACAAATTGCTATGCAACAAGGTGAAACTTGTGCGAAAAACTTATCTGTAGCAATTCGTGAGCGTGGAGAAATGGAAACATTCAAACCAGACATCAAAGGATCTGTTGCTTCTTTAGGTGAACATGATGCAGTTGGTGTTGTATTTGGTAAAAAATTAGTTGGAACAAAAGCTTCATTTATGAAGAAAATGATTGATAACCGTGCATTGTATATGGTTGGTGGTCCTTCATTAGTAGTGAAAAAAGGTAAATTTAACATTCTATAA
- a CDS encoding 3D domain-containing protein yields the protein MNSIKRISKRIMMTCLFLGAFTTTFESISGVKAKDIATWYGATDQVINENETAERAEGKDPLKLIGLIFKSLKSEPTATREISSSVEAVNNDVPLEEAFDWSKYPSKKVVATGYTAGVESTGKGPDHPSYGITYSGVKVKRDLYSTVAADLNVFPIGTILFIPGYGYGVVADKGGAIKGNKLDLYYETVTDVYDNWGKKQLDVYVVEMGNGKLTEDQLEQLNNEESMQVFRQKYMKEKEKS from the coding sequence ATGAACAGTATAAAGAGAATTTCAAAAAGAATTATGATGACATGCTTATTTTTAGGAGCATTTACAACTACATTTGAATCAATCTCAGGTGTAAAGGCAAAGGATATTGCAACTTGGTATGGAGCGACTGATCAAGTAATAAATGAAAATGAAACGGCTGAGAGAGCAGAGGGTAAAGATCCATTAAAGCTTATAGGATTAATATTTAAGTCATTAAAAAGTGAGCCAACTGCTACAAGAGAAATATCCTCAAGTGTAGAAGCTGTAAACAATGACGTCCCCTTAGAGGAGGCATTTGATTGGTCCAAGTATCCTTCAAAAAAAGTTGTCGCTACAGGATATACAGCTGGAGTTGAATCTACTGGAAAAGGACCGGATCATCCGAGCTATGGGATTACATATTCAGGTGTAAAAGTTAAACGAGATCTTTATTCAACAGTTGCAGCAGATTTAAACGTATTTCCGATAGGAACCATTCTATTTATCCCAGGGTATGGATATGGAGTTGTCGCTGATAAAGGTGGGGCAATTAAGGGGAATAAGTTAGACCTTTATTATGAAACAGTAACAGATGTATATGATAACTGGGGGAAAAAGCAACTGGATGTATACGTGGTTGAAATGGGAAATGGGAAATTAACTGAAGATCAATTAGAACAACTAAACAATGAAGAATCCATGCAAGTGTTTCGACAAAAATATATGAAAGAGAAAGAAAAAAGCTAA
- the dapF gene encoding diaminopimelate epimerase has protein sequence MKSFRFTKMHGLGNNYIYVNMFEEKLEERELSTIAEQVSNVYTGIGSDGMILICPSDVAEVKMRIFNNDGSEGKNCGNGLRCVAKYAYERELVTEKNFKIETLSGVVEATVHVENGIVQLVTVDMGEPRLQKNLIPMVGDGEKQTINEELEFNGKTYRGTAVSMGNPHVIFYVDNIDEAPVTTLGPLIEKDPMFPESVNVEFVEVVSKNELHFRVWERGSGVTQACGTGACAAVVASVLNKHTIKGEETTVHLAGGDLLINWSESGNVLMTGPAEVICDGTFFVKNEHS, from the coding sequence ATGAAATCATTTCGTTTTACAAAAATGCATGGTCTTGGAAATAACTATATTTATGTAAATATGTTCGAGGAAAAGCTAGAGGAAAGAGAGCTTTCAACGATCGCAGAGCAAGTTTCAAATGTGTATACAGGAATTGGTTCAGACGGGATGATTTTAATTTGTCCATCTGATGTAGCAGAAGTGAAAATGAGAATTTTTAACAATGATGGTTCAGAAGGGAAAAACTGTGGCAATGGTTTACGTTGTGTAGCTAAGTATGCTTATGAGAGGGAGCTAGTCACCGAGAAGAATTTCAAGATTGAAACATTATCAGGTGTTGTTGAAGCTACAGTTCATGTAGAAAATGGTATTGTTCAATTAGTAACAGTTGATATGGGTGAACCACGTTTACAAAAAAATCTCATCCCTATGGTTGGAGACGGGGAAAAGCAAACAATCAACGAGGAATTAGAATTTAACGGAAAAACATATCGGGGAACTGCTGTTTCAATGGGGAACCCACATGTCATATTTTATGTAGACAATATTGATGAAGCGCCTGTCACTACATTAGGTCCACTTATAGAAAAGGATCCGATGTTTCCAGAAAGTGTAAATGTTGAATTTGTCGAAGTAGTCTCTAAAAATGAACTTCATTTTCGAGTATGGGAAAGAGGGTCTGGGGTTACACAAGCATGTGGGACCGGAGCCTGTGCAGCTGTTGTTGCCTCGGTGTTAAATAAGCATACAATAAAAGGGGAAGAAACAACGGTTCACTTAGCTGGAGGTGACCTTCTGATTAACTGGTCAGAAAGCGGAAATGTTCTGATGACAGGTCCAGCAGAGGTTATTTGTGACGGAACGTTTTTCGTTAAAAATGAACATAGTTAA
- a CDS encoding TNT domain-containing protein codes for MKVEEKGTGDGTKGTGNVKQVISATDKAKIFSWKYPTNDELYLKHKHVFDNPKYYDQETGAINWPKNDGFLNTPIEETLQPGFRIDRFGCDTGIFVSLEGTPYGMRAVAPGTDLRSYNVFDVIAPIKVKGGEFAPWFDEVGGGVQYVLTDSVENLLEQGMIRRVTP; via the coding sequence GTGAAGGTTGAGGAGAAGGGGACAGGGGATGGTACTAAGGGTACGGGTAATGTTAAACAAGTAATTTCTGCAACGGATAAGGCTAAAATATTTAGTTGGAAATATCCTACAAATGATGAGCTGTATTTAAAACATAAGCATGTATTTGATAATCCTAAATACTATGATCAAGAAACAGGTGCAATAAATTGGCCTAAAAACGATGGGTTTTTAAATACTCCAATTGAAGAAACTTTACAACCAGGATTTAGGATAGATAGATTTGGTTGTGACACTGGTATATTTGTTTCGCTAGAAGGTACTCCTTATGGAATGAGAGCTGTTGCTCCAGGTACAGATTTGAGGTCTTATAACGTATTTGATGTCATTGCTCCTATTAAAGTTAAGGGAGGGGAGTTTGCGCCATGGTTTGATGAAGTTGGAGGCGGGGTTCAATATGTATTGACAGATTCAGTTGAAAATTTATTAGAACAAGGAATGATAAGGAGGGTTACACCATAA
- a CDS encoding SMI1/KNR4 family protein, with product MSIIKWEFADEPVSQEVVHTVGDNLGVKFPSDYIECVAINNGANAEPRLFDVENREKVFGTLLSFDENNDEFIVSVYNDYKLTLPKELVPIAFDPAGNLICLDYKEDKNKPTVVFWEHENAGEKEMLMREEGLTEDQVEELARENVFYVAASFTDFLDKLHD from the coding sequence GTGAGTATAATTAAGTGGGAGTTTGCAGACGAGCCTGTAAGTCAAGAGGTAGTGCACACAGTCGGTGATAATTTAGGTGTTAAGTTTCCAAGTGATTATATAGAGTGTGTGGCTATAAATAATGGGGCGAATGCAGAACCAAGACTATTTGATGTAGAAAATCGAGAAAAAGTATTTGGTACGTTACTATCATTCGATGAAAATAATGATGAGTTTATAGTGTCTGTTTATAACGATTATAAGTTAACTTTACCAAAAGAATTAGTTCCAATTGCTTTTGATCCTGCAGGGAATTTAATATGTTTAGATTATAAAGAAGATAAAAACAAGCCTACGGTAGTATTTTGGGAACATGAAAATGCAGGTGAAAAAGAAATGTTAATGCGAGAAGAAGGATTAACAGAAGACCAAGTAGAAGAATTAGCAAGAGAAAATGTATTTTATGTTGCAGCATCATTTACGGATTTCCTTGATAAGTTACATGACTAA
- a CDS encoding DUF4176 domain-containing protein, whose product MNEKIKLKTLAMEKVAQVIDSLSNEAKIRYRVAINEFADVYLDDELVFPELYYAYKQERSSYELQCTNGDKIIYRREHNEHVIQFAQTYFCLPEELFVLLITSCMEIMREVLPLGTVVELNPLHFIPEHQTSSPTKVVITKRFIAPTGYQTYFPYGGSIYPVGEMKKDTTIYFTEPLITNVIHTGYKDDMEEAFLLLVKEDFIVQKNMKSIEFSAQDMKRLQLEIESKERAGKR is encoded by the coding sequence ATGAATGAAAAAATAAAGTTGAAAACACTCGCTATGGAAAAAGTGGCTCAAGTCATTGACTCTTTATCAAATGAAGCAAAGATTAGATATCGTGTGGCAATCAATGAGTTTGCAGATGTGTATCTTGATGATGAACTTGTCTTTCCAGAACTTTACTATGCTTACAAGCAAGAGCGATCCTCCTACGAATTACAATGTACAAATGGAGATAAGATTATTTATAGAAGAGAACATAATGAGCACGTGATTCAGTTTGCACAAACATATTTTTGTTTACCTGAGGAGCTTTTTGTCCTCCTTATTACTTCCTGTATGGAAATCATGAGAGAGGTGTTACCGCTAGGAACAGTAGTTGAACTTAACCCACTTCATTTTATTCCGGAACATCAAACGTCTTCACCTACCAAAGTTGTGATTACAAAACGTTTTATAGCACCAACAGGGTATCAAACGTATTTCCCTTACGGTGGCTCTATTTACCCTGTAGGAGAAATGAAGAAAGATACAACGATCTATTTTACAGAGCCATTAATTACAAATGTGATCCATACTGGCTATAAAGATGATATGGAAGAAGCCTTTCTTCTGCTTGTAAAAGAAGATTTTATTGTTCAAAAAAATATGAAGTCAATTGAATTTTCAGCACAAGATATGAAACGTCTTCAGCTTGAAATTGAGTCTAAGGAAAGAGCGGGTAAAAGGTAA
- a CDS encoding helix-turn-helix transcriptional regulator, translated as MNKRKENTMPISIKLKEILKERDLSQRELARMTGLRPNTIKAYLHSENNKSFIWH; from the coding sequence ATGAATAAGAGGAAGGAAAATACCATGCCAATATCAATTAAACTCAAGGAAATACTTAAAGAACGTGACCTCTCACAACGTGAATTGGCACGAATGACTGGGCTACGCCCTAATACAATCAAGGCTTATCTCCACTCTGAAAATAATAAGTCGTTTATTTGGCACTAG
- a CDS encoding YuiA family protein gives MSTTKVETKECPYCSGKGYFQLILGGSETCCNCDGSGKKS, from the coding sequence TTGAGTACAACGAAGGTGGAAACAAAAGAATGCCCATATTGCTCAGGTAAAGGTTATTTTCAATTGATTTTGGGTGGATCAGAAACTTGCTGTAATTGTGATGGCTCAGGTAAGAAGTCATAA
- a CDS encoding HesB/IscA family protein, with the protein MSDIVTITEAAAFQIKDMMKENEEEHAYLRVGVKGGGCSGLSYGMGFEHDMSDEDEILNQHDLTILIKKEDAPILKGTKIDYKQSMMGGGFTIENPNAIANCGCGSSFRTAQNTGTPEEC; encoded by the coding sequence ATGAGTGATATTGTAACGATCACTGAAGCGGCAGCTTTCCAAATAAAAGATATGATGAAAGAAAATGAAGAAGAGCATGCTTACCTACGTGTAGGTGTAAAAGGCGGAGGCTGCAGTGGACTTTCGTATGGAATGGGCTTTGAGCATGACATGTCAGATGAAGATGAAATTTTAAACCAACATGACTTAACCATTCTCATAAAAAAAGAAGATGCACCGATCTTAAAGGGAACTAAAATTGATTACAAACAATCCATGATGGGCGGTGGATTTACCATCGAAAACCCGAACGCGATTGCAAACTGCGGATGTGGATCATCATTTAGAACAGCGCAAAATACTGGTACTCCTGAGGAGTGCTAA
- a CDS encoding cobalamin-binding protein, which translates to MRIISICPSNTELAVYLGLNEHLIALDDFSDWPNELDHLPRVGPDLSINMDLVETYQPDLVLASLSVPGMEKNITELEKRNIPHVVFNPQSLQDIAEDLLTLGKLTNHEERSKKVVEEFLSFIHTYKKISLSIKNKKTVYFEWWPNPIFTPGEVNWLTEISQLAGAQNIFADVNVASVQTTWEDVYRRNPEHICLSWVGVKQSRMNPAHVLKRTGSQELQAVKNNNIHLLEEALYCRPSPRLLVGLEKLAHLLHPGIYPTMNKLHEKS; encoded by the coding sequence ATGAGAATCATTTCTATTTGTCCAAGTAACACTGAGCTTGCAGTATATTTAGGATTGAATGAACACTTAATAGCACTGGACGATTTCTCTGATTGGCCTAACGAACTCGATCATCTGCCAAGAGTTGGTCCTGATTTATCTATTAATATGGATTTAGTTGAAACCTATCAGCCTGATTTAGTTTTAGCCTCATTAAGTGTTCCCGGAATGGAAAAAAACATTACAGAATTAGAAAAACGAAACATACCACATGTCGTGTTTAATCCTCAGTCATTACAGGATATTGCAGAGGATCTCCTAACACTTGGAAAGCTAACAAATCATGAGGAAAGATCTAAAAAGGTTGTAGAAGAGTTTTTAAGCTTCATTCATACATATAAGAAAATCTCCCTCTCCATCAAAAACAAAAAAACCGTTTACTTTGAATGGTGGCCAAACCCTATTTTCACACCTGGAGAAGTAAATTGGCTTACCGAAATAAGTCAGTTAGCTGGAGCACAGAATATTTTTGCCGATGTGAATGTAGCTAGTGTTCAAACAACGTGGGAAGATGTCTATAGACGAAATCCAGAGCATATCTGTCTATCATGGGTCGGCGTTAAACAATCTAGAATGAATCCAGCCCATGTGTTAAAACGAACTGGTTCACAAGAGCTTCAAGCTGTAAAAAACAATAACATTCATTTATTAGAAGAAGCATTATATTGCAGACCCTCTCCACGGCTTTTAGTTGGCTTAGAAAAACTAGCACACCTACTTCATCCTGGCATCTATCCAACAATGAATAAACTACATGAAAAAAGCTAA
- a CDS encoding leucyl aminopeptidase → MFRVHQELDDKQETLVVGLFQQNSQLTGLLAELDEKLDGHLTQLMKDGDLSSKRKSIFTLHTLGLLKVKRIYFVGLGKEKELNFPKLREAFGKLFKTVQEAKVQELSIALDTFASSTVDVNEAAHGLAEAFALSTYKIHDYKQKSNEPEKKIETIDVFALNEDPVEVKSSLEVGYAFGQGTNSARTLTNMPPNLLTATELASYSIQLAEKHGFEYEILEKEEMERLGMGALLAVNKGSEEPPKMIVLKYQGKEEWTDVIGLVGKGITYDTGGYSIKPKDGIVGMKTDMGGAAAVLGAMEIIGEIKPEQNVVAVIPSTDNMISGGAFKPDDVIVSLSGKTIEVLNTDAEGRLALADGVTYAKHHGAQYLVDVATLTGGVVIALGNDMTGAMTNHEPLFEQVLQASHECEEPMWQLPITEKDKKRVRNSKMADLNNSPGREGHAIMAGAFIGEFAENTPWVHLDIAGTAVTSKESDLGPSGATGVMARTLATFVERFETIEK, encoded by the coding sequence ATGTTTCGAGTACATCAAGAACTAGATGATAAACAAGAAACATTGGTTGTTGGATTATTTCAGCAAAATAGTCAGTTAACAGGATTATTAGCTGAATTAGATGAAAAGCTAGATGGTCATCTTACTCAGTTAATGAAAGATGGAGACCTTTCGTCTAAAAGAAAATCCATATTTACATTACATACCCTTGGGTTACTAAAGGTAAAACGTATTTACTTCGTTGGTTTGGGAAAAGAAAAAGAACTCAACTTCCCAAAATTAAGAGAAGCGTTTGGAAAACTATTTAAAACTGTGCAAGAAGCAAAAGTGCAGGAACTTAGTATCGCTTTAGATACATTTGCCTCATCCACTGTGGATGTTAACGAAGCAGCACATGGATTAGCGGAGGCTTTTGCGCTATCCACTTATAAGATCCATGACTATAAGCAAAAATCAAATGAGCCTGAGAAAAAAATTGAAACCATTGATGTTTTTGCGCTAAATGAAGATCCTGTGGAAGTAAAGTCCAGTCTTGAAGTTGGTTACGCATTCGGACAGGGAACAAACAGCGCAAGAACATTAACAAACATGCCACCGAATCTTTTAACAGCTACTGAATTAGCTTCATATTCCATCCAATTGGCTGAGAAACATGGATTTGAATATGAAATCCTAGAAAAAGAAGAGATGGAACGTCTTGGTATGGGAGCACTTCTTGCCGTTAATAAAGGCTCAGAAGAACCTCCAAAGATGATTGTTTTAAAATACCAAGGAAAAGAAGAGTGGACTGATGTTATTGGTTTAGTTGGAAAAGGAATCACGTATGATACAGGTGGTTATTCAATTAAGCCAAAGGACGGCATTGTGGGAATGAAAACCGATATGGGTGGAGCCGCAGCTGTTCTCGGTGCGATGGAGATCATTGGAGAAATCAAGCCAGAGCAAAATGTAGTTGCTGTCATTCCGTCTACTGACAATATGATTAGTGGTGGAGCATTTAAACCAGATGATGTTATTGTTTCTCTAAGTGGAAAAACCATTGAAGTACTTAACACAGATGCTGAAGGACGATTAGCTCTTGCAGACGGGGTCACATATGCAAAGCATCATGGTGCTCAATACTTAGTGGATGTAGCAACTCTTACTGGTGGAGTCGTTATAGCACTTGGAAATGACATGACGGGAGCCATGACTAATCATGAACCATTATTTGAGCAAGTCTTGCAGGCGTCACATGAATGTGAAGAGCCGATGTGGCAATTACCAATCACAGAAAAAGACAAAAAACGTGTCCGCAATAGCAAAATGGCGGATCTCAATAATTCACCTGGACGAGAAGGACATGCAATCATGGCTGGAGCCTTTATCGGTGAATTCGCTGAAAATACACCTTGGGTTCATTTAGATATAGCAGGAACTGCCGTAACATCAAAAGAAAGTGACCTTGGTCCATCAGGTGCTACTGGTGTAATGGCAAGAACTCTAGCTACATTTGTAGAGCGTTTTGAAACAATTGAAAAGTAA
- a CDS encoding DUF2225 domain-containing protein — MTTTPEYLFDKHVTCQICATSFITKKVLSRYIRANKHDTDFCSYYTKTSINPLLYYVQVCPTCGFSSSEEFTSYFPPTTKEAIATAISKNWISTQLYSNERAIDTAINSFKLAIYCATLKKEKHITLAGLYLRLSWIYRTEKVNSTEEQRFLRLALEEYVQSYMVSDYSETHLSEIRLLYLIGDLSRRIGLTTQATRYFSKVIEKQRDTLEKGIVEMAKDRWAEMREKKSG, encoded by the coding sequence ATGACGACTACACCGGAATATTTATTCGATAAACATGTAACATGCCAAATTTGTGCTACTTCCTTCATTACGAAAAAAGTGCTTTCTCGTTATATACGTGCAAATAAACATGATACCGATTTTTGTTCTTATTATACGAAGACTTCCATAAATCCACTATTATATTATGTTCAAGTCTGTCCTACTTGCGGGTTTTCTTCTTCTGAGGAATTTACATCCTATTTTCCTCCAACTACAAAAGAAGCAATAGCAACTGCTATCTCAAAAAATTGGATAAGTACACAATTATATAGTAACGAACGGGCAATAGATACTGCCATCAACTCTTTTAAATTGGCGATTTACTGTGCAACACTAAAGAAAGAAAAACATATTACATTAGCAGGTCTATACTTACGATTATCGTGGATTTACCGTACTGAAAAAGTAAATTCAACAGAGGAACAACGATTTCTACGCCTTGCTTTAGAGGAATACGTTCAATCTTATATGGTCAGTGATTATTCAGAAACTCATCTATCTGAGATACGACTTCTATATTTAATTGGTGATTTAAGCCGCCGGATTGGCCTCACTACTCAAGCGACTCGCTATTTTTCAAAAGTGATAGAAAAACAGCGGGACACACTTGAAAAAGGAATCGTCGAAATGGCGAAAGATCGCTGGGCTGAGATGCGAGAAAAGAAATCTGGATAA
- a CDS encoding YuiB family protein, translating to MLSLPVLLISMLLFLVLFFGIGFLLNMLLRMSWIMAIVYPIVCIFIIDDVRFIEYFQQPSDSFQALGNKITSLALADILILSSGLAGAILAGIVIKMLRKRGYQMF from the coding sequence ATGCTTAGCTTACCTGTTTTATTAATATCCATGCTTTTATTTTTAGTATTATTTTTTGGAATCGGATTCTTATTAAATATGTTATTACGCATGTCATGGATCATGGCTATTGTGTACCCAATTGTTTGTATATTCATTATCGATGATGTGAGATTTATAGAATACTTTCAACAACCTAGTGACTCTTTCCAAGCTCTAGGAAACAAAATTACTTCATTAGCTCTTGCAGACATTTTAATTTTATCCTCAGGATTAGCTGGTGCTATTTTAGCTGGTATAGTCATTAAAATGCTTCGTAAAAGAGGCTATCAGATGTTTTGA